One part of the Sneathia vaginalis genome encodes these proteins:
- the pepF gene encoding oligoendopeptidase F produces the protein MENNKWDLTYIFKTDKLWNESFDEAKEVIKDIKKYEGKITKSLEGFKQFLKEKEIIDLKVEKLYMYAHLNHDADTSVSKYQEMFSKIQSLYAKYYEYCSFIVTEMKDNKDKIEEYLKDDELKEYRQHFKEVFLRFSHVLSEKEEKILASFSEISQAPYNIFTSLNDTDITFKDVMGENLNDKNFTVFLESKDREKRRIAYENLYEGYKQFSNTYANILSTNVKMNNLNAKLLKYDSARQQSMLQDNIDEKVYDNLVETVNKNLYRLHEYMEYRKNILGLDRLNMYDLYVSTAKNFDVSYTIEEAKEIMFEALKPLGQDYLNILKKCFDEHWIDFTVNDNKMGGAYSSGGYETKPYILMTWKDNLSSLFTLAHEIGHSIHSYYSRHNQTYINSSYKLFLAEIASTTNENLLTNYLLEKYKDNKEALICILNDHLDGYKGTVFRQTQFAEFEQEIHKLDKNGEALTAKRLCDSYKKINEKYYGNNVITDDMISYEWARIPHFYYFFYVYQYATGFSCAVYFANSILNGGKEAVERYINYLKAGCSKFPLEILKDAGVDILNGTVINKALEEFSNKLEVLKTL, from the coding sequence ATGGAAAATAACAAGTGGGATTTAACCTATATTTTTAAAACAGACAAATTATGGAATGAAAGCTTTGATGAAGCAAAGGAAGTAATTAAAGATATAAAAAAATATGAAGGTAAAATTACAAAGAGTTTAGAAGGATTTAAACAATTTTTAAAAGAAAAGGAAATAATAGATTTAAAAGTTGAAAAACTATACATGTATGCACATTTAAATCATGATGCAGATACAAGTGTTTCAAAGTATCAAGAAATGTTTTCTAAGATACAATCATTATATGCAAAATATTATGAATATTGTTCATTCATTGTAACTGAAATGAAGGATAATAAAGATAAGATAGAAGAATATCTAAAAGATGATGAATTAAAAGAATATAGACAACATTTTAAAGAAGTATTTTTAAGATTCTCTCATGTATTAAGTGAAAAAGAAGAAAAAATATTAGCAAGTTTTTCTGAAATATCACAAGCACCATATAATATATTTACATCATTAAATGATACTGACATCACTTTTAAAGATGTAATGGGAGAAAATTTAAATGATAAGAATTTTACAGTCTTTTTAGAATCAAAAGATAGAGAAAAAAGACGTATTGCTTATGAAAATCTTTATGAAGGATACAAACAATTCAGTAATACATATGCAAACATTTTATCTACAAATGTAAAAATGAATAATTTAAACGCAAAATTGTTAAAATATGATAGTGCAAGACAACAATCAATGCTTCAAGATAATATAGATGAAAAGGTTTATGATAATTTAGTAGAAACTGTTAATAAGAATCTATATAGACTACATGAATATATGGAATACAGAAAGAATATACTAGGTTTAGATAGACTTAATATGTATGACTTGTATGTCTCAACAGCAAAGAATTTTGATGTAAGCTATACTATAGAAGAAGCTAAAGAAATTATGTTTGAAGCATTAAAACCTTTAGGACAAGATTATTTAAATATCTTAAAGAAGTGTTTTGATGAACATTGGATAGACTTTACAGTTAATGATAACAAGATGGGTGGAGCATATTCTAGTGGAGGATATGAAACTAAGCCATATATACTAATGACATGGAAGGATAATTTATCTTCACTATTTACATTAGCACATGAAATAGGGCATAGTATACATTCATATTACTCAAGACATAATCAAACATATATTAATTCATCATATAAGCTATTTTTAGCAGAAATTGCATCAACAACTAATGAAAATCTTTTAACTAATTATCTATTAGAAAAGTATAAAGATAATAAGGAAGCATTAATCTGCATATTAAATGATCACTTAGATGGATATAAGGGAACAGTATTTAGACAAACACAGTTTGCAGAATTTGAACAAGAAATACATAAATTAGATAAGAATGGTGAAGCTCTAACAGCTAAAAGATTATGTGATAGTTACAAGAAAATAAACGAAAAATATTATGGTAATAATGTAATAACAGATGATATGATATCATATGAATGGGCAAGAATACCACATTTCTACTATTTCTTCTATGTATATCAATATGCAACAGGATTTAGTTGTGCTGTATATTTTGCAAATAGTATATTAAATGGTGGAAAAGAAGCTGTAGAAAGATATATAAACTATCTAAAAGCAGGATGTTCAAAATTCCCACTTGAAATATTAAAAGATGCAGGTGTTGATATTTTAAACGGAACAGTAATAAATAAAGCGTTGGAAGAGTTTTCTAACAAATTAGAGGTATTGAAAACATTGTGA
- the eno gene encoding phosphopyruvate hydratase translates to MSNIKYQTVIEDIYAREILDSRGNPTVEVEVYLEGGAMGRASVPSGASTGVHEAVELRDGDKSRYLGKGTLKAVENVNTIIAENVIGMDALDQVAIDEAMIKLDGTPNKAKLGANAILGVSLAVAKAAANQLGLPLYRYLGGVNAKELPVPMMNILNGGAHADSAVDVQEFMIQPVGAKTYKEALRMGAEVFHHLGKLLKANGDSTNVGNEGGYAPSKINGTKGALDIISKAVKDAGYKLGKDITFALDVASSEFYDTKTKKYVFKREGGEKTAEEMVAWFEELCKEYPIVSIEDGLAEDDWEGFKLMTDKLGKKLQIVGDDLFVTNTERLAKGIEKGVANAILIKLNQIGTLTETLDAIEMAKKAGYTAVVSHRSGETEDDTIADVAVATNAGQIKTGSASRTDRIAKYNQLLRIEDDLAGQAIYKGLKAIYVIK, encoded by the coding sequence ATGAGTAATATTAAATACCAAACAGTTATTGAAGACATTTATGCAAGAGAAATCCTTGACTCAAGAGGAAATCCTACAGTTGAAGTAGAAGTTTACCTTGAAGGTGGAGCAATGGGTAGAGCTTCAGTTCCATCAGGAGCATCAACAGGTGTTCACGAAGCTGTTGAATTAAGAGATGGAGATAAGAGCAGATACTTAGGTAAAGGGACATTAAAAGCTGTTGAAAATGTAAACACAATAATAGCTGAAAATGTAATCGGAATGGATGCACTTGACCAAGTTGCAATAGACGAAGCTATGATCAAATTAGATGGAACTCCAAACAAAGCTAAATTAGGAGCTAATGCAATTTTAGGTGTTTCATTAGCAGTAGCTAAAGCAGCTGCAAACCAATTAGGATTACCATTATATAGATACTTAGGTGGGGTTAATGCTAAAGAATTACCAGTACCTATGATGAACATATTAAATGGTGGTGCACATGCTGATTCAGCAGTAGATGTTCAAGAATTCATGATACAACCAGTTGGAGCAAAAACTTATAAAGAAGCTTTAAGAATGGGTGCTGAAGTATTCCATCACTTAGGTAAATTATTAAAAGCTAATGGAGATTCTACAAATGTAGGAAATGAAGGAGGATATGCACCTTCTAAGATAAATGGAACTAAGGGAGCATTAGATATTATATCTAAAGCTGTTAAAGATGCTGGATACAAACTAGGAAAAGATATTACTTTCGCATTAGACGTTGCTTCATCAGAATTCTATGATACAAAGACTAAGAAGTATGTATTCAAAAGAGAAGGTGGAGAAAAGACTGCTGAAGAAATGGTTGCATGGTTCGAAGAATTATGTAAAGAATATCCAATAGTTTCAATCGAAGATGGATTAGCTGAAGATGACTGGGAAGGATTCAAGCTAATGACTGATAAATTAGGTAAGAAATTACAAATAGTTGGTGACGACTTATTCGTAACTAATACTGAAAGATTAGCTAAAGGTATAGAAAAAGGTGTTGCTAACGCAATCTTAATTAAATTAAATCAAATAGGAACATTAACAGAAACTCTAGATGCAATAGAAATGGCTAAGAAAGCAGGATACACTGCAGTTGTTTCACACAGATCAGGAGAAACTGAAGATGATACTATAGCAGACGTTGCAGTTGCAACTAACGCAGGACAAATTAAGACAGGTTCAGCTTCAAGAACTGATAGAATAGCTAAATACAATCAATTATTAAGAATTGAAGACGATTTAGCAGGACAAGCTATCTACAAAGGATTAAAAGCTATATATGTAATTAAATAG
- the thrS gene encoding threonine--tRNA ligase, translating into MFEIKLPDGSVRKCEQELTVLDFAKNLSISLSKKTVGAIFNGVQVDVSYTLKEAGELKLITLDSELGINILRHSTTHIMAQAVKRLYPNTKLAIGPVIENGFYYDFDPEKPFTDEDIQAIEKEMHKIIKEDYKFVRHMFSVNELIEKYEKEGEIYKVEILKGLDSDEASAYTQGEFFDLCRGTHLPSTGYVKAFKLMSKAGAYWRGKSENKMLQRIYGVAFPTKAELDAYLNMLAEAEKRDHRKLGKQLGLFFLDEHGPGFPFFLPKGMTLFLRLQDLWRKEHIKAGYKEIRTPNMLDKELWEISGHWKNYKENMYTSEIDEKIFAIKPMNCPGGLLTYKSELRSYKDLPLKLAEMGHVHRHEFSGALHGLMRVRAFTQDDTHIFCTKDQIEDQIKEIISLYDRYYKLFGFEYNIELSTKPEKAIGDDALWQTAESALERALKAAGKEFKLNPGDGAFYGPKIDFKMKDSLGRIWQTGTIQLDFNLPERFDATYIGADGEKHRPVMLHRALYGSLERFMGVLIEHYAGAFPVWLAPVQVKIMSISEEQKEFCTNLYNKLIDLGFKAELDVRNEKIGYKIREANFVEKVPIQLVIGKKECETNSVNVRRHGQTETQTMGIEDFISMLSKEVEPEF; encoded by the coding sequence ATGTTTGAAATTAAGTTACCAGATGGTAGTGTGAGAAAATGTGAGCAGGAACTTACTGTTTTAGATTTTGCTAAAAACCTTTCTATTAGCTTATCTAAAAAAACAGTAGGAGCAATATTTAATGGCGTGCAAGTGGATGTATCTTACACCTTAAAAGAAGCTGGAGAACTGAAATTAATCACGTTAGATAGTGAATTAGGAATTAATATCTTAAGACACAGTACAACACATATTATGGCACAAGCTGTAAAAAGATTATACCCTAATACAAAATTAGCAATAGGTCCAGTAATTGAAAATGGATTTTACTATGATTTTGATCCTGAAAAGCCATTTACAGATGAAGATATACAAGCTATAGAAAAAGAAATGCATAAGATTATCAAGGAAGATTATAAGTTTGTAAGACATATGTTTAGTGTAAATGAATTAATAGAAAAGTATGAAAAAGAAGGAGAAATATATAAGGTAGAAATATTAAAAGGACTAGATTCTGATGAAGCTAGTGCATATACACAAGGTGAATTTTTCGATTTATGTAGAGGTACACATTTACCTTCAACAGGATATGTTAAGGCATTTAAACTAATGAGTAAAGCTGGTGCATATTGGAGAGGTAAATCAGAAAATAAGATGCTACAAAGAATATATGGTGTAGCCTTCCCTACAAAAGCTGAATTAGATGCATATTTAAATATGTTAGCTGAAGCAGAAAAAAGAGACCATAGAAAATTAGGAAAACAATTAGGATTATTCTTCCTAGATGAACATGGTCCTGGATTCCCATTCTTTTTACCTAAAGGTATGACTTTATTCTTAAGATTACAAGACCTATGGAGAAAAGAACATATAAAGGCAGGTTATAAGGAAATTAGAACACCTAATATGCTTGATAAAGAATTATGGGAAATTTCTGGACACTGGAAGAATTACAAAGAAAATATGTATACATCTGAAATAGATGAAAAAATATTCGCTATTAAACCTATGAATTGCCCAGGAGGGTTATTAACATACAAGAGTGAATTAAGATCATATAAGGATTTACCATTAAAATTAGCTGAAATGGGACATGTACATAGACATGAATTCTCAGGAGCATTACATGGTTTAATGAGAGTAAGAGCATTCACTCAAGATGATACACATATATTCTGTACAAAAGATCAAATAGAAGATCAAATTAAAGAAATAATAAGTCTGTATGATAGATATTATAAGCTATTTGGATTTGAATATAATATTGAATTATCAACTAAGCCTGAAAAAGCAATAGGTGATGATGCACTATGGCAAACAGCAGAAAGTGCCTTAGAAAGAGCATTAAAAGCTGCAGGTAAAGAATTTAAATTAAATCCTGGTGATGGAGCATTTTATGGTCCTAAGATAGACTTTAAGATGAAGGATTCATTAGGTAGAATTTGGCAAACTGGTACAATACAATTAGACTTTAACCTACCAGAAAGATTTGATGCAACATATATAGGTGCAGATGGTGAAAAACATAGACCTGTAATGTTACATAGAGCTTTATATGGAAGTTTAGAAAGATTTATGGGTGTATTAATTGAACACTATGCAGGAGCATTCCCAGTATGGTTAGCACCAGTACAAGTTAAAATAATGTCAATTTCAGAAGAACAAAAAGAATTCTGTACAAACTTATATAACAAATTAATAGATTTAGGATTTAAGGCAGAATTAGATGTAAGAAACGAAAAGATAGGTTACAAGATTAGAGAAGCTAATTTTGTTGAAAAAGTACCTATTCAATTAGTAATTGGGAAAAAAGAATGTGAAACAAACAGTGTTAATGTTAGAAGACATGGTCAAACAGAAACACAAACTATGGGTATTGAAGACTTTATTTCTATGTTAAGTAAAGAAGTAGAACCAGAATTTTAG
- a CDS encoding Bax inhibitor-1 family protein — MYYDIDQHEIRNIVDKKIKGSFLYMSIALIVTFLTGYFTVTNEAVRSTSYTLLPLFLILQFVLPLSMSLFIYKANATILRVMFVIYSISTGVILSFIAEYYTLGSVISVLSGTIVLFLVLTIYGYTTKSNLQSYTSFLFVGLISIIIMSVINMFIGSNTLDLLLSALAVVVFVIYTAYDTQRIKNTIISLSYQGQLDLLDRVEIIGALSLYLDFINLFIYLIRIFGRRKD; from the coding sequence ATGTATTACGATATAGATCAACATGAGATAAGAAATATAGTTGATAAAAAAATTAAAGGTAGTTTTTTATATATGAGTATAGCTTTAATTGTTACATTCTTAACAGGCTATTTTACAGTTACAAATGAAGCAGTAAGAAGTACTAGTTATACCCTATTACCATTATTTTTAATATTACAATTTGTACTTCCTTTAAGTATGAGTTTGTTTATTTATAAGGCGAATGCTACTATATTAAGAGTAATGTTTGTAATATATTCAATATCAACAGGTGTTATATTATCATTTATTGCAGAATATTATACATTAGGAAGTGTTATAAGTGTATTATCAGGAACAATAGTATTGTTTTTAGTCCTAACAATTTATGGATATACAACAAAAAGTAACTTACAAAGTTATACAAGTTTCTTATTTGTTGGATTAATTTCAATAATAATAATGTCTGTAATTAATATGTTTATAGGAAGTAATACACTTGATTTACTATTATCAGCACTAGCAGTAGTAGTATTTGTAATTTATACAGCATATGATACACAAAGAATAAAAAATACTATTATATCACTTTCGTATCAAGGTCAATTAGATTTGTTAGATAGGGTAGAAATAATTGGAGCATTATCACTATACCTTGATTTTATAAACCTATTTATATACCTTATTAGAATATTTGGAAGAAGAAAAGATTAA
- a CDS encoding glycoside hydrolase family 57 protein has product MEGYFSLVLHAHLPYVRHPEYKEFLEEDWLYEAITETYIPFLMMFERLHRDNVEFNITLTMSGTLANMLKDDLLMSRYLRHMDKMVELCEKELDRLKDQPAFLKVARHNYDTYRNARQYFLDCNRDLVSKFRYFQDLGHLEIIPVTATHGMLPMMKDYDKVANAQVLQAKIDYMEHFGREPKGIWLAECAYYPGQDKYLAENGIRYFLVDAHGIMHADPRPIYGVYAPVYTENGIAAFARDLESSEQVWSSEIGYPGDGTYREFHKDAGYELDYDYIKPYLHSDGVRRNIGIKYFAITDKKGTYKAIYDPEAAYNKAKQHAYDFVFNRSKQLEYLASKMKHRKPIVISPYDAELYGHWWYEGPIFLEYVFRAMQISNFKSITPSQYLDKYPMNQVVNVSMSSWGANGYFDVWVDGSNDYIYRHLHKAAEKMLEIATYEPMNDVERRAMNQMARELMMAQTSCWPFIMFTGTMVGYAHKKISDHTNRLFKLYEDIKHHSVDEEWLREIESRDNIFRNIDYRIYRG; this is encoded by the coding sequence ATGGAAGGATATTTCAGTTTAGTATTACATGCACATTTACCATACGTACGTCATCCAGAATACAAAGAGTTTTTGGAAGAAGATTGGTTATATGAAGCAATTACGGAAACATATATTCCGTTCTTAATGATGTTTGAAAGATTACATAGAGATAATGTTGAATTTAATATAACATTAACTATGTCTGGAACATTAGCAAATATGTTAAAAGATGATCTATTAATGAGTAGATATTTACGTCATATGGACAAAATGGTGGAATTATGCGAAAAAGAATTAGATAGATTAAAAGATCAACCAGCATTTTTAAAAGTAGCAAGACATAATTATGATACATACAGAAATGCAAGACAATATTTCTTAGATTGCAATAGAGACTTAGTATCAAAATTTAGATATTTCCAAGATCTAGGGCATTTAGAAATTATACCAGTTACAGCAACACACGGTATGCTTCCTATGATGAAAGATTATGATAAGGTTGCAAATGCTCAAGTTTTACAAGCAAAAATAGATTACATGGAACATTTTGGAAGAGAACCTAAGGGTATATGGCTTGCTGAATGTGCATATTATCCAGGACAAGATAAGTATCTTGCTGAAAATGGAATAAGATACTTCTTAGTTGATGCACATGGTATAATGCATGCAGACCCAAGACCAATATATGGAGTTTATGCACCAGTTTATACAGAAAATGGTATTGCAGCTTTTGCAAGAGACCTTGAATCATCAGAACAAGTATGGAGTTCTGAAATAGGATATCCAGGTGATGGAACTTATAGAGAATTTCATAAAGATGCAGGTTATGAATTAGACTATGACTATATTAAACCATACTTACATAGTGATGGTGTAAGAAGAAATATAGGTATAAAGTATTTTGCAATAACAGATAAGAAAGGTACATATAAGGCAATATATGACCCAGAAGCAGCGTATAACAAGGCAAAACAACATGCATATGACTTTGTATTTAATAGATCAAAACAATTAGAATATTTAGCATCAAAAATGAAACATAGAAAACCAATAGTAATATCACCATATGATGCAGAACTTTATGGTCACTGGTGGTATGAAGGTCCAATATTCTTGGAATATGTATTCCGTGCTATGCAAATTTCAAACTTTAAGAGCATAACACCTAGTCAATACTTAGATAAGTATCCTATGAATCAAGTTGTAAATGTTAGTATGTCAAGTTGGGGAGCTAATGGATACTTTGATGTTTGGGTAGACGGATCAAATGACTATATTTATCGTCATTTGCATAAGGCTGCCGAAAAGATGTTAGAAATTGCTACATATGAACCAATGAATGATGTAGAAAGACGTGCAATGAATCAAATGGCAAGAGAATTAATGATGGCACAAACATCATGCTGGCCGTTTATAATGTTCACAGGAACAATGGTAGGATATGCACATAAGAAGATATCAGACCACACAAATAGACTGTTCAAACTATATGAAGATATAAAACACCATAGTGTAGATGAAGAATGGTTAAGAGAAATTGAAAGTAGAGATAATATATTTAGAAATATAGATTATAGAATTTATAGAGGATAA
- a CDS encoding cysteine desulfurase family protein, translating to MKEIYLDNAATTKARKEVVNYMVDCMEHSYANADSIHNLGLSVAKKINENKKVFEKLGLPKDSIYFTAGGGEANNILIKAVCNKFKKGRIISTPIEHPSIIKTLESLKGFDVCYLKVDEYGRVDENSLKELLNEDTILVTIAYVNSELGTIQDIPKLCRITKEKNKDIVFHTDFVQGLGHVKVDFSKIPVDAVSFSSHKIYGPKGVGAIYISKKIKLQPVVYGSNSENAFVPRTLANEQVLGFLKAISLLDDLDIEHLREIKEYTLERLKEIPNIRINSPEFSSPGLLNVSFIGARGEIIMNYLSSMNIYVSTGSACSVKKGPSSVIKAIGLEDKYSSGVIRLSFGRYNTKEDIDEFITQLNIVLGMIRSVA from the coding sequence ATGAAAGAAATTTATTTAGATAATGCTGCAACTACTAAAGCTAGAAAAGAAGTTGTAAACTATATGGTAGATTGTATGGAACATAGCTATGCAAATGCAGATTCTATACATAATTTAGGCTTAAGTGTAGCAAAAAAAATAAATGAGAATAAGAAAGTTTTTGAAAAGTTAGGACTGCCTAAAGATAGTATATATTTCACAGCAGGTGGTGGAGAAGCTAATAATATATTAATTAAAGCTGTTTGCAACAAATTTAAAAAGGGAAGAATAATATCAACACCCATAGAACATCCGTCAATTATTAAAACATTAGAAAGCTTAAAGGGATTTGATGTTTGTTATTTGAAAGTTGATGAATATGGTAGAGTAGATGAGAATTCTCTAAAAGAACTACTAAATGAAGATACAATACTAGTTACTATTGCCTATGTTAATAGTGAATTAGGAACTATACAAGATATACCAAAATTATGTAGAATTACAAAGGAGAAAAATAAGGATATAGTTTTTCATACAGATTTTGTGCAAGGCTTAGGTCATGTAAAGGTAGATTTTAGTAAAATACCTGTTGATGCAGTTAGTTTTAGCTCTCATAAAATATATGGACCTAAAGGTGTTGGAGCTATATACATATCAAAAAAAATAAAGTTACAACCTGTTGTTTATGGCTCAAATAGTGAAAATGCATTTGTACCAAGAACATTAGCGAATGAACAAGTTCTAGGCTTTTTAAAAGCTATTAGTCTGTTAGATGATCTAGATATTGAACACCTAAGAGAAATAAAGGAATATACTTTAGAAAGATTAAAAGAAATACCTAATATTAGAATAAATTCTCCAGAATTTTCAAGCCCTGGTCTTTTAAATGTTTCATTTATTGGAGCAAGGGGAGAGATAATAATGAATTACTTATCAAGCATGAACATATATGTATCTACGGGTTCAGCGTGTTCTGTAAAGAAAGGTCCTAGTAGTGTAATAAAGGCAATAGGACTTGAAGATAAGTATTCTAGTGGAGTTATACGTCTTAGTTTTGGAAGGTATAACACTAAAGAAGATATAGATGAGTTCATAACTCAATTAAACATAGTATTGGGAATGATAAGGAGTGTAGCATAA
- a CDS encoding DeoR/GlpR family DNA-binding transcription regulator produces MLSKQRQDKILDILREKGKISFTDLAKKLNTSYATIRRDCENLESFNLVTRISKGVELNEFKYDIDISYRQVKNISKKRKIAKRAAKFLKRGSFIFLDSGTTVNELIPYLKNLDIRVVTNGIMHLPKLIDNKVETILVGGRVKPTTRAIVSPEAIKQIKRYRFDYCFMGANAINEELGYMTPDPDEAEIKRAVIESSKVAFVLAEKSKCDKISNVRFSEYDKCIYIGEDNDIHSNA; encoded by the coding sequence ATGTTATCTAAGCAAAGACAAGATAAAATTCTTGATATACTTAGGGAAAAGGGTAAAATAAGTTTCACAGACTTAGCAAAAAAGCTTAATACATCATATGCTACAATCAGGCGTGATTGTGAAAATTTAGAAAGTTTTAATTTAGTTACACGTATTTCAAAGGGTGTAGAACTAAATGAATTTAAATATGATATAGATATTTCATATAGACAAGTAAAAAATATTTCTAAAAAAAGAAAAATTGCTAAAAGGGCTGCAAAATTCTTGAAAAGAGGTAGTTTCATATTTTTAGATTCAGGGACTACAGTTAATGAATTAATACCATATTTAAAAAATTTAGATATACGTGTTGTTACAAATGGTATTATGCACTTGCCTAAATTGATAGATAATAAGGTGGAGACAATTTTGGTAGGAGGTAGAGTCAAACCTACAACAAGAGCTATAGTCAGTCCAGAAGCTATTAAGCAAATAAAGAGATACAGATTTGATTATTGTTTTATGGGTGCTAATGCAATTAATGAAGAATTAGGATATATGACTCCAGATCCAGATGAAGCAGAAATTAAAAGAGCAGTTATAGAGAGTTCAAAAGTAGCATTTGTTCTTGCAGAAAAATCTAAGTGTGATAAGATTTCAAATGTTAGATTTTCTGAGTATGATAAATGCATATATATAGGGGAGGATAATGATATACACAGTAACGCTTAA
- the pfkB gene encoding 1-phosphofructokinase, protein MIYTVTLNPALDYDIYTNKIQLGELNDSNKVEFRAGGKGINVSIMLNNINERSIALGYIAGFTGEYILKDLNAQNIMSDFISVKGNTRINIKLKSEEVETEIAGISPEITRENYEELLLKIKRLKTEDILVLSGSIPGCMEKDAYKKMAQSTKAQVVLDTRGDLLIENIWNNLLIKPNIKELEQAFNKKLNTHREVYDACKIFFDKGVKYILVSMGEKGALLVKKGRMFSANVPSGEMINTIGAGDSTVSGFLKGYTENLEDKEILKLAVACGSATAYSYGIGKKDKINELIKNIECEEEIYED, encoded by the coding sequence ATGATATACACAGTAACGCTTAATCCAGCATTGGATTATGATATTTATACAAACAAGATACAATTAGGAGAGCTAAATGATTCTAATAAAGTAGAGTTTAGAGCAGGTGGTAAAGGTATTAATGTGTCTATAATGCTAAATAATATAAATGAAAGATCGATAGCATTAGGATATATAGCAGGATTTACAGGCGAATATATATTAAAAGATTTAAATGCCCAAAATATTATGAGTGATTTCATAAGTGTAAAAGGTAATACAAGAATAAATATTAAGTTAAAAAGTGAAGAAGTAGAAACAGAAATAGCTGGAATTTCACCAGAAATAACTAGAGAGAATTATGAAGAACTTCTTTTGAAAATAAAGAGATTGAAAACTGAGGATATTTTAGTATTATCAGGATCTATTCCAGGTTGTATGGAAAAAGATGCGTATAAAAAAATGGCACAAAGTACAAAAGCACAAGTAGTATTAGATACAAGGGGAGACTTGTTAATAGAAAATATATGGAATAATCTTTTAATTAAACCTAATATCAAAGAATTAGAACAAGCGTTTAATAAGAAATTAAATACACATAGAGAAGTATATGATGCTTGTAAGATATTCTTTGATAAGGGTGTAAAATACATTCTAGTTTCTATGGGAGAAAAAGGTGCTTTATTAGTAAAAAAAGGTAGAATGTTTAGTGCAAATGTACCAAGTGGTGAAATGATAAATACAATAGGTGCAGGAGATTCAACAGTTTCAGGATTTTTAAAAGGATATACAGAAAATTTAGAAGATAAAGAAATCTTGAAATTAGCAGTTGCTTGTGGTAGTGCAACAGCATATTCTTATGGAATAGGTAAGAAGGATAAAATAAATGAATTAATAAAAAATATAGAATGTGAGGAAGAAATTTATGAAGATTGA